A genomic segment from Brienomyrus brachyistius isolate T26 chromosome 9, BBRACH_0.4, whole genome shotgun sequence encodes:
- the nes gene encoding nestin isoform X6 codes for MEVPSYMGTEKYQMLELNKRLETYLGRVKFLEEENKLLHGEVEALRQSKNQRVWKGQLEGELRKTREEVEAALREKDRVELEVSNLNEELQMLQLQRKKVAVARAETKKTVDESKKQLEEEHRGQIWLREKLAQLEKELQFHMEVHQEDVSLLQTQIIHTQYVPPHTYVQPQLLGLEDIKQEFSQRAARAWQEAAGSFQNQVQRLEDSLTQAKSRMAQVSQEKKESYLMAQCLAKELEAAQAKKELLEKNVSQQKDRQLKELQHLEVHLEALESEKAELSNQTAAILKDRHNLLQLKLSLGLEVATYRTLLDSESLRPRVSPKIYYQSASTSREVPKHQTIKQSLTPTISVKPGRRSEMTAPTMAPASLQAPKVNPNEKSIRSEMTNNEEDGWCAESPGSPGWSTHYSKADVIDSSLSGDVRAVEADEGEDHAYALSEQMAQELRATVISLDTSVTETSAIRETHIKEMEEECNLEIAGLEKNLTKQPSLAGEELDQDSKNTLKCLTVTPQFAVDIKGLLSSEQTLDVSEKENPDALKADQLEDNFSDRPVEEVSEMTEKYLPVEAVDESLLVWGEKQVGSEEVNGMESMTSGSKSEPESERELELETIPNETDSFGFEALVSNQSNSAELMLDEKTAEESQSSMTEVKGMQFSEEISLNHRQTTTSYEESKDNVGSMAHQQVDELTLEECRTCELKGCVRKLEEENAGDVAEQTCDNGERDEEKIDGVMEVGEENQSFHTSTLIFECPRVEKTNEQQVHLFTNAEQQEFSDNDDVSNATNSWRTGGDLDSTDSYALENTLADTRPLIRYRSDETDMNTQASHLGETDSSEDEEQESGAGIFEKEKRYSLGSRGDRMIEDLIEEPEWEEIQKSENAGCFNNRETDTSQIEEDDGHGIDKIEEKEIHFEGNVGCLESDGKSVLEIDRKAMLSEENIDLDQAEQDRALGNKAYDQTNLNKDMGDHVDGIVSTGSTDTKADLEKYCYDKATPLSSMEVDSNFLPQETDSTDIKADLEKDGEDDPTTQINWEVDSNFLPQATDSTDIKADLEKDSEDDPTTQINLEMDSNFLPQATDSTDIKADLEKDSEDDPTTQINLEVDSNFLPQATDSTDIKADLEKDSEDDPTTQINWEMDSNFLPQATDSTDIKADLEKDSEDDPTTQINWEVDTNFLPQATDLTDIKADLEKDSEDDPTTQINWEVDTNFLPQATDSADIKEDLEKDSEDDPTTQINWEVDTNFLPQATDSTDIKADLEKDSEDDPTTQINLEVDTNFLPQATDSIDIKADLEKDSEDDPTTQINWEVDTNFLPQATDSIDIKADLEKDSEDDPTTQINLEVDTNFLPQATDSTDIKADLEKDSEDDPTTQINWEVDTNFLPQETDSTDIKADLEKDSEDDPTTQINWEVDSNFLPQPTDSTDIKADLEKDSEDDPTTQINWEVDTNFLPQETDSTDIKADLEKDSEDDPTTQINLEMDSNFLPQATDSTDIKADLEKDSEDDPTTQINLEMDSNFLPQATDSTDIKADLEKDSEDDPTTQINLEAESKFLPQETDSTDIKADLEKDSEDDPTTQINLEADSNFLPQQGTIECEEFMEPKSHASCDSETNLVNPVNINSEESSGNLSDNEEGIRKESFVENFTISSYGQSPSTENDNTSEILHSQTVTSDEGSEKVLKSEVTEMRPEQKEEDGENSSMLTNVDFNDDLSLHSEITSIAEVLEHTAISDLEDSYSSEDDSPNASQSLKSINQEDISENHKEKETMTCSVNDSGLIGGTEKHFPKLSSTSIENAWGSSDHIQDDKRGILGTDLKASDQFIQSDENIKEYFSYTEQKYGESKASEQQNGNDHDSETKEDEIFTAEVEGLPRIHEKCTELFSATLNEEFWNSNGKMGAFFHPQECGNSECVHTHPNQNAENTENMLETKQCTELRLKEAQSHGLPVQEQIPAHIEQLLYENMERDKKHSEESLEEEDSWSGGED; via the exons ATGGAGGTCCCCAGCTACATGGGAACTGAGAAGTACCAGATGCTGGAGCTCAACAAGCGTTTGGAGACATACCTGGGCAGGGTGAAGTTCCTTGAGGAGGAGAACAAGCTGCTACATGGGGAAGTTGAGGCTCTGAGGCAGAGTAAGAACCAGCGGGTCTGGAAAGGACAGCTGGAGGGTGAGCTGAGGAAGACCAGGGAGGAAGTGGAGGCAGCTTTGAGGGAGAAGGACAGGGTGGAGCTCGAAGTAAGCAATCTTAATGAGGAGCTGCAGATGCTTCAGCTACAGAGGAAGAAGGTGGCAGTTGCCCGGGCTGAGACCAAGAAGACAGTAGATGAAAGTAAGAAACAACTGGAGGAGGAACATAGAGGCCAGATCTGGCTACGAGAGAAGCTGGCTCAACTGGAGAAAGAGCTGCAGTTCCACATGGAGGTCCACCAAGAGGATGTCTCACTCCTGCAAACCCAGATAATCCACACCCAGTATGTCCCTCCTCATACTTATGTTCAACCACAGCTACTTGGCCTTGAGGACATAAAGCAAGAGTTCTCCCAGAGGGCTGCCCGGGCATGGCAGGAGGCAGCGGGATCATTTCAGAACCAGGTTCAGCGTCTGGAAGACTCTCTGACCCAGGCCAAGTCTCGTATGGCCCAGGTGAGCCAAGAGAAGAAGGAGAGCTACTTGATGGCCCAGTGCCTAGCCAAGGAGCTGGAAGCAGCCCAGGCCAAGAAGGAGCTCCTTGAGAAGAACGTTTCTCAACAGAAGGACAGGCAGCTGAAAGAGCTCCAGCACCTAGAG GTGCATCTGGAGGCCCTGGAAAGCGAGAAAGCAGAGCTTAGTAACCAGACTGCGGCTATTCTGAAGGACAGACACAACCTGCTGCAGCTGAAGCTGTCGCTGGGGCTGGAGGTGGCCACATACAG AACTCTACTAGACAGTGAGAGTCTGAGACCACGTGTGTCTCCCAAAATTTACTACCAGAGTGCCAGCACTTCCC GTGAAGTGCCAAAGCATCAGACTATTAAACAAAGCCTTACCCCCACCATTTCAGTAAAGCCTGGGAGGAGGTCTGAGATGACTGCACCAACAATGGCCCCAGCAAGCCTTCAGGCCCCAAAAGTCAACCCTAACGAAAAGTCCATCAGATCTGAAATGACAAATAATGAGGAAGATGGATGGTGTGCAGAGTCACCCGGTTCTCCAGGTTGGTCAACACATTACTCAAAAGCAGATGTGATTGACAGCAGTTTAAGTGGAGATGTAAGAGCCGTTGAGGCCGATGAGGGGGAGGACCATGCCTACGCTCTCTCTGAGCAAATGGCACAAGAATTAAGAGCCACTGTAATTAGTCTAGACACATCTGTCACCGAGACGTCTGCCATCAGGGAAACGCACATTAAAGAAATGGAGGAGGAATGTAATTTAGAGATCGCTGGGCTCGAAAAAAATCTGACAAAGCAGCCGTCCCTTGCAGGAGAAGAGTTAGACCAGGAttcaaaaaacacattaaaatgtttGACAGTGACACCCCAATTCGCTGTTGACATCAAAGGGCTCCTTAGCTCTGAACAAACACTTGatgtttctgaaaaagaaaatccAGATGCTTTGAAGGCCGATCAACTGGAAGACAACTTTAGTGACAGACCTGTAGAGGAGGTCTCTGAAATGACTGAAAAGTACCTTCCAGTTGAAGCTGTAGATGAATCATTGTTAGTATGGGGTGAAAAACAAGTAGGGTCAGAGGAGGTTAATGGAATGGAAAGCATGACATCGGGATCTAAGTCAGAACCAGAATCAGAAAGAGAATTAGAACTGGAAACCATCCCAAATGAGACAGATTCCTTTGGCTTTGAGGCTTTAGTTAGTAATCAGTCCAACTCTGCGGAGTTAATGCTGGATGAGAAAACTGCAGAAGAATCACAGTCATCTATGACAGAAGTAAAGGGTATGCAGTTTTCGGAAGAGATTTCTTTGAATCACAGGCAGACAACAACATCTTATGAAGAAAGTAAGGACAATGTGGGGAGCATGGCCCACCAGCAAGTGGACGAACTGACTCTGGAAGAATGTAGAACTTGTGAACTGAAGGGATGCGTACGTAAATTAGAGGAAGAGAATGCAGGAGATGTAGCAGAACAGACGTGTGATAATGGGGAGAGAGATGAGGAAAAAATAGATGGAGTGATGGAGGTAGGAGAAGAAAATCAGAGTTTCCACACCAGCACTTTGATTTTCGAGTGCCCAAGAGTAGAGAAAACTAATGAACAGCAAGTGCATTTATTCACCAATGCGGAGCAACAAGAATTCTCTGACAATGACGACGTTTCGAATGCCACCAATTCATGGAGAACAGGGGGAGATCTTGACAGCACTGATAGCTATGCTTTGGAGAACACGCTTGCCGACACCCGTCCCTTGATCCGATACAGGAGTGATGAGACAGACATGAACACTCAAGCATCACACTTAGGCGAGACCGActccagtgaggatgaagaACAAGAGTCAGGAGCGGGAATttttgaaaaggaaaaaaggtACAGCCTCGGTTCTAGAGGCGACCGGATGATAGAGGATCTCATTGAAGAGCCAGAATGGGAGGAGATACAAAAGAGCGAGAATGCAGGCTGCTTTAATAATAGAGAGACTGATACAAGTCAAATAGAGGAGGATGATGGTCACGGAATTGATAAAATTGAAGAGAAAGAGATACATTTTGAAGGCAATGTTGGATGTTTGGAATCTGATGGAAAATCTGTACTGGAGATAGACAGGAAAGCAATGTTAAGTGAAGAGAATATAGACCTAGATCAAGCAGAACAGGACAGGGCTCTTGGAAATAAGGCATATGACCAGACAAACCTGAATAAGGACATGGGTGATCATGTTGATGGAATCGTAAGTACAGGTTCAACTGACACCAAAGCAGATTTAGAAAAATATTGTTATGATAAAGCCACACCCCTAAGTAGTATGGAGGTGGACAGCAATTTTCTACCACAAGAAACAGACTCAACTGATATCAAAGCAGATTTAGAGAAAGACGGTGAAGATGACCCCACAACCCAAATTAATTGGGAG gtGGACAGCAATTTTCTACCACAAGCAACAGATTCAACTGATATCAAAGCAGATTTAGAGAAAGACAGTGAAGATGACCCCACaacccaaattaatttggagatGGACAGCAATTTTCTACCACAAGCAACAGATTCAACTGATATCAAAGCAGATTTAGAGAAAGACAGTGAAGATGACCCCACaacccaaattaatttggaggtGGACAGCAATTTTCTACCACAAGCAACAGATTCAACTGATATCAAAGCAGATTTAGAGAAAGACAGTGAAGATGACCCCACAACCCAAATTAATTGGGAG ATGGACAGCAATTTTCTACCACAAGCAACAGATTCAACTGATATCAAAGCAGATTTAGAGAAAGACAGTGAAGATGACCCCACAACCCAAATTAATTGGGAGGTGGACACCAATTTTCTACCACAAGCAACAGATTTAACTGATATCAAAGCAGATTTAGAGAAAGACAGTGAAGATGACCCCACAACCCAAATTAATTGGGAGGTGGACACCAATTTTCTACCACAAGCAACAGATTCAGCTGATATCAAAGAAGATTTAGAGAAAGACAGTGAAGATGACCCCACAACCCAAATTAATTGGGAGGTGGACACCAATTTTCTACCACAAGCAACAGATTCAACTGATATCAAAGCAGATTTAGAGAAAGACAGTGAAGATGACCCCACaacccaaattaatttggaggtGGACACCAATTTTCTACCACAAGCAACAGATTCAATTGATATCAAAGCAGATTTAGAGAAAGACAGTGAAGATGACCCCACAACCCAAATTAATTGGGAGGTGGACACCAATTTTCTACCACAAGCAACAGATTCAATTGATATCAAAGCAGATTTAGAGAAAGACAGTGAAGATGACCCCACaacccaaattaatttggaggtGGACACCAATTTTCTACCACAAGCAACAGATTCAACTGATATCAAAGCAGATTTAGAGAAAGACAGTGAAGATGACCCCACAACCCAAATTAATTGGGAGGTGGACACCAATTTTCTACCACAAGAAACAGATTCAACTGATATCAAAGCAGATTTAGAGAAAGACAGTGAAGATGACCCCACAACCCAAATTAATTGGGAGGTGGACAGCAATTTTCTACCACAACCAACAGATTCAACTGATATCAAAGCAGATTTAGAGAAAGACAGTGAAGATGACCCCACAACCCAAATTAATTGGGAGGTGGACACCAATTTTCTACCACAAGAAACAGATTCAACTGATATCAAAGCAGATTTAGAGAAAGACAGTGAAGATGACCCCACaacccaaattaatttggagatGGACAGCAATTTTCTACCACAAGCAACAGATTCAACTGATATCAAAGCAGATTTAGAGAAAGACAGTGAAGATGACCCCACaacccaaattaatttggagatGGACAGCAATTTTCTACCACAAGCAACAGATTCAACTGATATCAAAGCAGATTTAGAGAAAGACAGTGAAGATGACCCCACaacccaaattaatttggaggcGGAGAGCAAGTTTCTACCACAAGAAACAGATTCAACTGATATCAAAGCAGATTTAGAGAAAGACAGTGAAGATGACCCCACaacccaaattaatttggaggcGGACAGCAATTTTCTGCCACAGCAAGGAACTATAGAATGTGAGGAATTCATGGAGCCAAAGAGTCATGCCAGCTGTGACAGTGAAACAAACCTtgtcaatcctgttaatatcaACAGTGAAGAAAGCTCAGGGAATTTGTCAGACAATGAGGAAGGTATCAGAAAAGAATCATTTGTTGAGAACTTCACGATATCATCATATGGGCAGTCACCATCCACTGAAAATGACAACACCAGTGAGATATTACATTCACAAACTGTGACTTCAGACGAAGGGTCAGAAAAAGTGCTGAAAAGTGAGGTAACGGAAATGCGTCCTGAGCAGAAAGAGGAGGATGGCGAGAACTCATCCATGCTAACAAATGTGGATTTCAACGATGATCTCTCATTGCACAGTGAGATCACAAGCATCGCAGAAGTTCTAGAACATACTGCCATATCAGACTTAGAGGATTCGTACAGTTCTGAAGATGACTCACCCAATGCCAGTCAGTCATTAAAATCTATCAATCAGGAGGACATCTCTGAAAATCACAAAGAGAAGGAAACAATGACATGTTCTGTGAATGATTCTGGATTAATAGGAGGGACAGAGAAGCATTTTCCAAAATTATCCAGCACCTCTATAGAAAATGCCTGGGGCAGCAGTGATCACATCCAAGATGATAAGAGGGGGATTCTAGGCACAGATTTAAAGGCATCTGaccagtttatccaaagtgacgaaaacataaaagaatacttttcatACAccgagcaaaaatatggagagTCAAAAGCTTCGGAACAGCAAAATGGAAACGATCATGATAGTGAAACAAAGGAAGATGAGATCTTCACAGCAGAAGTTGAGGGACTTCCCCGAATACATGAAAAATGCACAGAGTTGTTCAGCGCCACTCTTAATGAAGAGTTCTGGAATTCTAATGGAAAGATGGGAGCCTTCTTTCATCCACAGGAGTGTGGGAATTCGGAATGCGTTCACACGCACCCTAATCAGAACGCGGAAAATACAGAGAACATGCTAGAAACAAAACAATGCACAGAATTAAGACTAAAGGAGGCTCAATCACACGGTCTACCAGTGCAAGAGCAGATCCCGGCTCACATCGAGCAGCTATTGTACGAAAACATGGAAAGAGACAAGAAACATTCTGAAGAATCTCTGGAAGAGGAAgactcctggtctggtggagaAGATTAG
- the nes gene encoding nestin isoform X46: MEVPSYMGTEKYQMLELNKRLETYLGRVKFLEEENKLLHGEVEALRQSKNQRVWKGQLEGELRKTREEVEAALREKDRVELEVSNLNEELQMLQLQRKKVAVARAETKKTVDESKKQLEEEHRGQIWLREKLAQLEKELQFHMEVHQEDVSLLQTQIIHTQYVPPHTYVQPQLLGLEDIKQEFSQRAARAWQEAAGSFQNQVQRLEDSLTQAKSRMAQVSQEKKESYLMAQCLAKELEAAQAKKELLEKNVSQQKDRQLKELQHLEVHLEALESEKAELSNQTAAILKDRHNLLQLKLSLGLEVATYRTLLDSESLRPRVSPKIYYQSASTSREVPKHQTIKQSLTPTISVKPGRRSEMTAPTMAPASLQAPKVNPNEKSIRSEMTNNEEDGWCAESPGSPGWSTHYSKADVIDSSLSGDVRAVEADEGEDHAYALSEQMAQELRATVISLDTSVTETSAIRETHIKEMEEECNLEIAGLEKNLTKQPSLAGEELDQDSKNTLKCLTVTPQFAVDIKGLLSSEQTLDVSEKENPDALKADQLEDNFSDRPVEEVSEMTEKYLPVEAVDESLLVWGEKQVGSEEVNGMESMTSGSKSEPESERELELETIPNETDSFGFEALVSNQSNSAELMLDEKTAEESQSSMTEVKGMQFSEEISLNHRQTTTSYEESKDNVGSMAHQQVDELTLEECRTCELKGCVRKLEEENAGDVAEQTCDNGERDEEKIDGVMEVGEENQSFHTSTLIFECPRVEKTNEQQVHLFTNAEQQEFSDNDDVSNATNSWRTGGDLDSTDSYALENTLADTRPLIRYRSDETDMNTQASHLGETDSSEDEEQESGAGIFEKEKRYSLGSRGDRMIEDLIEEPEWEEIQKSENAGCFNNRETDTSQIEEDDGHGIDKIEEKEIHFEGNVGCLESDGKSVLEIDRKAMLSEENIDLDQAEQDRALGNKAYDQTNLNKDMGDHVDGIVSTGSTDTKADLEKYCYDKATPLSSMEVDSNFLPQETDSTDIKADLEKDGEDDPTTQINWEVDSNFLPQATDSTDIKADLDKDSEDDPTTQINLEVDTNFLPQETDSTDIKADLEKDSEDDPTTQINWEVDSNFLPQPTDSTDIKADLEKDSEDDPTTQINWEVDTNFLPQETDSTDIKADLEKDSEDDPTTQINLEMDSNFLPQATDSTDIKADLEKDSEDDPTTQINLEMDSNFLPQATDSTDIKADLEKDSEDDPTTQINLEAESKFLPQETDSTDIKADLEKDSEDDPTTQINLEADSNFLPQQGTIECEEFMEPKSHASCDSETNLVNPVNINSEESSGNLSDNEEGIRKESFVENFTISSYGQSPSTENDNTSEILHSQTVTSDEGSEKVLKSEVTEMRPEQKEEDGENSSMLTNVDFNDDLSLHSEITSIAEVLEHTAISDLEDSYSSEDDSPNASQSLKSINQEDISENHKEKETMTCSVNDSGLIGGTEKHFPKLSSTSIENAWGSSDHIQDDKRGILGTDLKASDQFIQSDENIKEYFSYTEQKYGESKASEQQNGNDHDSETKEDEIFTAEVEGLPRIHEKCTELFSATLNEEFWNSNGKMGAFFHPQECGNSECVHTHPNQNAENTENMLETKQCTELRLKEAQSHGLPVQEQIPAHIEQLLYENMERDKKHSEESLEEEDSWSGGED; the protein is encoded by the exons ATGGAGGTCCCCAGCTACATGGGAACTGAGAAGTACCAGATGCTGGAGCTCAACAAGCGTTTGGAGACATACCTGGGCAGGGTGAAGTTCCTTGAGGAGGAGAACAAGCTGCTACATGGGGAAGTTGAGGCTCTGAGGCAGAGTAAGAACCAGCGGGTCTGGAAAGGACAGCTGGAGGGTGAGCTGAGGAAGACCAGGGAGGAAGTGGAGGCAGCTTTGAGGGAGAAGGACAGGGTGGAGCTCGAAGTAAGCAATCTTAATGAGGAGCTGCAGATGCTTCAGCTACAGAGGAAGAAGGTGGCAGTTGCCCGGGCTGAGACCAAGAAGACAGTAGATGAAAGTAAGAAACAACTGGAGGAGGAACATAGAGGCCAGATCTGGCTACGAGAGAAGCTGGCTCAACTGGAGAAAGAGCTGCAGTTCCACATGGAGGTCCACCAAGAGGATGTCTCACTCCTGCAAACCCAGATAATCCACACCCAGTATGTCCCTCCTCATACTTATGTTCAACCACAGCTACTTGGCCTTGAGGACATAAAGCAAGAGTTCTCCCAGAGGGCTGCCCGGGCATGGCAGGAGGCAGCGGGATCATTTCAGAACCAGGTTCAGCGTCTGGAAGACTCTCTGACCCAGGCCAAGTCTCGTATGGCCCAGGTGAGCCAAGAGAAGAAGGAGAGCTACTTGATGGCCCAGTGCCTAGCCAAGGAGCTGGAAGCAGCCCAGGCCAAGAAGGAGCTCCTTGAGAAGAACGTTTCTCAACAGAAGGACAGGCAGCTGAAAGAGCTCCAGCACCTAGAG GTGCATCTGGAGGCCCTGGAAAGCGAGAAAGCAGAGCTTAGTAACCAGACTGCGGCTATTCTGAAGGACAGACACAACCTGCTGCAGCTGAAGCTGTCGCTGGGGCTGGAGGTGGCCACATACAG AACTCTACTAGACAGTGAGAGTCTGAGACCACGTGTGTCTCCCAAAATTTACTACCAGAGTGCCAGCACTTCCC GTGAAGTGCCAAAGCATCAGACTATTAAACAAAGCCTTACCCCCACCATTTCAGTAAAGCCTGGGAGGAGGTCTGAGATGACTGCACCAACAATGGCCCCAGCAAGCCTTCAGGCCCCAAAAGTCAACCCTAACGAAAAGTCCATCAGATCTGAAATGACAAATAATGAGGAAGATGGATGGTGTGCAGAGTCACCCGGTTCTCCAGGTTGGTCAACACATTACTCAAAAGCAGATGTGATTGACAGCAGTTTAAGTGGAGATGTAAGAGCCGTTGAGGCCGATGAGGGGGAGGACCATGCCTACGCTCTCTCTGAGCAAATGGCACAAGAATTAAGAGCCACTGTAATTAGTCTAGACACATCTGTCACCGAGACGTCTGCCATCAGGGAAACGCACATTAAAGAAATGGAGGAGGAATGTAATTTAGAGATCGCTGGGCTCGAAAAAAATCTGACAAAGCAGCCGTCCCTTGCAGGAGAAGAGTTAGACCAGGAttcaaaaaacacattaaaatgtttGACAGTGACACCCCAATTCGCTGTTGACATCAAAGGGCTCCTTAGCTCTGAACAAACACTTGatgtttctgaaaaagaaaatccAGATGCTTTGAAGGCCGATCAACTGGAAGACAACTTTAGTGACAGACCTGTAGAGGAGGTCTCTGAAATGACTGAAAAGTACCTTCCAGTTGAAGCTGTAGATGAATCATTGTTAGTATGGGGTGAAAAACAAGTAGGGTCAGAGGAGGTTAATGGAATGGAAAGCATGACATCGGGATCTAAGTCAGAACCAGAATCAGAAAGAGAATTAGAACTGGAAACCATCCCAAATGAGACAGATTCCTTTGGCTTTGAGGCTTTAGTTAGTAATCAGTCCAACTCTGCGGAGTTAATGCTGGATGAGAAAACTGCAGAAGAATCACAGTCATCTATGACAGAAGTAAAGGGTATGCAGTTTTCGGAAGAGATTTCTTTGAATCACAGGCAGACAACAACATCTTATGAAGAAAGTAAGGACAATGTGGGGAGCATGGCCCACCAGCAAGTGGACGAACTGACTCTGGAAGAATGTAGAACTTGTGAACTGAAGGGATGCGTACGTAAATTAGAGGAAGAGAATGCAGGAGATGTAGCAGAACAGACGTGTGATAATGGGGAGAGAGATGAGGAAAAAATAGATGGAGTGATGGAGGTAGGAGAAGAAAATCAGAGTTTCCACACCAGCACTTTGATTTTCGAGTGCCCAAGAGTAGAGAAAACTAATGAACAGCAAGTGCATTTATTCACCAATGCGGAGCAACAAGAATTCTCTGACAATGACGACGTTTCGAATGCCACCAATTCATGGAGAACAGGGGGAGATCTTGACAGCACTGATAGCTATGCTTTGGAGAACACGCTTGCCGACACCCGTCCCTTGATCCGATACAGGAGTGATGAGACAGACATGAACACTCAAGCATCACACTTAGGCGAGACCGActccagtgaggatgaagaACAAGAGTCAGGAGCGGGAATttttgaaaaggaaaaaaggtACAGCCTCGGTTCTAGAGGCGACCGGATGATAGAGGATCTCATTGAAGAGCCAGAATGGGAGGAGATACAAAAGAGCGAGAATGCAGGCTGCTTTAATAATAGAGAGACTGATACAAGTCAAATAGAGGAGGATGATGGTCACGGAATTGATAAAATTGAAGAGAAAGAGATACATTTTGAAGGCAATGTTGGATGTTTGGAATCTGATGGAAAATCTGTACTGGAGATAGACAGGAAAGCAATGTTAAGTGAAGAGAATATAGACCTAGATCAAGCAGAACAGGACAGGGCTCTTGGAAATAAGGCATATGACCAGACAAACCTGAATAAGGACATGGGTGATCATGTTGATGGAATCGTAAGTACAGGTTCAACTGACACCAAAGCAGATTTAGAAAAATATTGTTATGATAAAGCCACACCCCTAAGTAGTATGGAGGTGGACAGCAATTTTCTACCACAAGAAACAGACTCAACTGATATCAAAGCAGATTTAGAGAAAGACGGTGAAGATGACCCCACAACCCAAATTAATTGGGAGGTGGACAGCAATTTTCTACCACAAGCAACAGATTCAACTGATATCAAAGCAGACTTAGACAAAGACAGTGAAGATGACCCCACaacccaaattaatttggag GTGGACACCAATTTTCTACCACAAGAAACAGATTCAACTGATATCAAAGCAGATTTAGAGAAAGACAGTGAAGATGACCCCACAACCCAAATTAATTGGGAGGTGGACAGCAATTTTCTACCACAACCAACAGATTCAACTGATATCAAAGCAGATTTAGAGAAAGACAGTGAAGATGACCCCACAACCCAAATTAATTGGGAGGTGGACACCAATTTTCTACCACAAGAAACAGATTCAACTGATATCAAAGCAGATTTAGAGAAAGACAGTGAAGATGACCCCACaacccaaattaatttggagatGGACAGCAATTTTCTACCACAAGCAACAGATTCAACTGATATCAAAGCAGATTTAGAGAAAGACAGTGAAGATGACCCCACaacccaaattaatttggagatGGACAGCAATTTTCTACCACAAGCAACAGATTCAACTGATATCAAAGCAGATTTAGAGAAAGACAGTGAAGATGACCCCACaacccaaattaatttggaggcGGAGAGCAAGTTTCTACCACAAGAAACAGATTCAACTGATATCAAAGCAGATTTAGAGAAAGACAGTGAAGATGACCCCACaacccaaattaatttggaggcGGACAGCAATTTTCTGCCACAGCAAGGAACTATAGAATGTGAGGAATTCATGGAGCCAAAGAGTCATGCCAGCTGTGACAGTGAAACAAACCTtgtcaatcctgttaatatcaACAGTGAAGAAAGCTCAGGGAATTTGTCAGACAATGAGGAAGGTATCAGAAAAGAATCATTTGTTGAGAACTTCACGATATCATCATATGGGCAGTCACCATCCACTGAAAATGACAACACCAGTGAGATATTACATTCACAAACTGTGACTTCAGACGAAGGGTCAGAAAAAGTGCTGAAAAGTGAGGTAACGGAAATGCGTCCTGAGCAGAAAGAGGAGGATGGCGAGAACTCATCCATGCTAACAAATGTGGATTTCAACGATGATCTCTCATTGCACAGTGAGATCACAAGCATCGCAGAAGTTCTAGAACATACTGCCATATCAGACTTAGAGGATTCGTACAGTTCTGAAGATGACTCACCCAATGCCAGTCAGTCATTAAAATCTATCAATCAGGAGGACATCTCTGAAAATCACAAAGAGAAGGAAACAATGACATGTTCTGTGAATGATTCTGGATTAATAGGAGGGACAGAGAAGCATTTTCCAAAATTATCCAGCACCTCTATAGAAAATGCCTGGGGCAGCAGTGATCACATCCAAGATGATAAGAGGGGGATTCTAGGCACAGATTTAAAGGCATCTGaccagtttatccaaagtgacgaaaacataaaagaatacttttcatACAccgagcaaaaatatggagagTCAAAAGCTTCGGAACAGCAAAATGGAAACGATCATGATAGTGAAACAAAGGAAGATGAGATCTTCACAGCAGAAGTTGAGGGACTTCCCCGAATACATGAAAAATGCACAGAGTTGTTCAGCGCCACTCTTAATGAAGAGTTCTGGAATTCTAATGGAAAGATGGGAGCCTTCTTTCATCCACAGGAGTGTGGGAATTCGGAATGCGTTCACACGCACCCTAATCAGAACGCGGAAAATACAGAGAACATGCTAGAAACAAAACAATGCACAGAATTAAGACTAAAGGAGGCTCAATCACACGGTCTACCAGTGCAAGAGCAGATCCCGGCTCACATCGAGCAGCTATTGTACGAAAACATGGAAAGAGACAAGAAACATTCTGAAGAATCTCTGGAAGAGGAAgactcctggtctggtggagaAGATTAG